The Oncorhynchus mykiss isolate Arlee chromosome 17, USDA_OmykA_1.1, whole genome shotgun sequence genomic interval tggtgggccgacatccaagctgagatatttgccaggcacgcagagatgtgtgtcaccacctgggtgtcagaaggagggaaggagaaaagtagttgagtgtcatccgcatagcaatgataggagagaccatgagaggatatgacagagccatGTGACTTGGTataaagagaaaagaggagagggcctgagggactgagccctgggggacacctaTAGAGTttatggcagtgtgtgtgttacttactTATCTCTCCCTCCTATCCAGTATGTGCCCAGGCCCCAGTAGTGTCAGTTGAGCCCAGGTCAGCAGGGGTCCGGCAGGGGGAGTCGGTCAGTTTCCGCTGTCGGGTGGTCAGTGGGTCACAGCCCGTCCATCTGGAGTGGAAGAGAACCAACAACCATCCACTGGCAGGTGGGGCTCTGaccacacatatgcacacaggcagacagacacacacagcccttGAATGGTACTCAACTACACAATAGCTGTGACACAATGTAAAATGGACAGTTTATAAAAATGTGATGATTGAACTGGTTTTAACTGGTCCTAACCGGTCATAAGTGGTTAGATGGTTCTAACTCGTTCTAACCGGTCCTATCTACTCTGTCCTTAGATAACGTGAAGATTGGTCCGGATGGTTCCGTGCTCACCATCGCTAACACCAGGAACGGTAACCAGGGGCAGTACCGTTGCGTGGCAACTAACTCTGCGGGCCGAAGCACCATGATGGCCTCACTGACCATCAAACGTGAGTGACCATCCCTAACCTAGAGATAGAGCTCCAGGGAGGGACAGGGCTGAGGGGAGAAGAGACCCAGAGATAGAGCTCCAGGGAGGGACAGGGCTGAGGGGAGAAGAGCCCCAGTGATAGAGCTCCAGGAGTGAGGATGGATGGGTGGTGATGGAGAGGATCATGGGTAAGGGTAGGATGGAGAAGGGTGTATAGTGAGAGGAATCAGGAGGGCTGTAGTTATAGTAGTTGACATGTAGTGCCAGGGTAGGATGGAGAAGGGTTTATAGTGAGAGGAATCAGGAGGGCTGGAGTTATAGTAGTTGACATGTAGGGTCAGGGTAGGATGGAGAAGGGTGTATAgtgagaggaaacaggagggcTGTAGTTATAGTAGTTGACATGTAGTGTCAGGGTAGGATGGAGAAGGGTGTATAGTGAGACGTATCAGGAGGGCTGTAGTTATAGTAGTTGACATGTAGTGTCAGGGTAGGATGGAGAAGGGTGTATAGTGAGACGTGTCAGGAGGGCTGTAGTTATAGTAGTCGACATGTAGTGTCAGGGTAGGATGGAGAAGGGTGTATAGTGAGAGGAATCAGGAGGGCTGTAGTTATAGTAGTTGACATGTAGTGTCAGGGTAGGATGGAGAAGGGTGTATAGTGAGATGAATCAGGAGGGCTGTAGTTATAGTAGTTGACATGTAGTGTCAGGGTAGGATGGAGAAGGGTGTATAGTGAGACGTATCAGGAGGGCTGTAGTTATAGTAGTTGACATGTAGTGCCAGGGTAGGATGGAGAAGGGTGTATAGTGAGAGGAATCAGGAGGGCTGTAGTTATAGTAGTTGACATGTAGTGTCAGGGTAGGATGGAGAAGGGTGTATAGTGAGAGGAATCAGGAGGGCTGTAGTTATAGTAGTTGACATGTAGTGCCAGAGTTGGAGGATCATTCTTCATATGGTTGGAACTTGAAACGTCAGTAAATTAAACTTTTTCATGTATCAtgtatctgtctgtgtatgtctgttgGAACTCTGTGTATGTCTGTTGGAACTCTGTGTATGTCTGTTGGAACTCTGTGTATGTCTGTTGGAACTCTGTGTATGTCTGTTGGAACTCTGTGTATGTCTGTTGGAACTCTGTGTATGTCTGTTGGACCTCTGTGTATGTCTGTTGGACCTCTGTGTATGTCTGTTGGAACTCTGTGTACCACCTGAAGGAAAACCACACTCaaccctctcttctctgtgtgtgtgttgtgtgtgttgtgtgttgtgtgtgttatgtgtgttgtgtgtgtgtgtgtcgtgtgtgtgtgtgtgtgtgttgtgtgtgtgttgtgtgtgtgttgtgtgtgtgtgtgttgtgtgttgtgtgttgtgtgtgtgtgtgttgtgtgttgtgtgtgttatgtgtgttgtgtgtgtgttgtgtgtgtgtgtgtgttgtgtgtgtgtgtgtgtgttgtgtgtgtgttgtgtgtgtgtgtgtgtgtgttgtgtgtgtgtgtgtgtgtgtgttgtgtgtgtgtgtgtgtgtgtgttgtgtgttgtgtgttatgtgtgttgtgtgtgtgttgtgtgtgtgttgtgtgtgtgtgtgttgtgtgttgtgtgtgtgtgtgtgtgtgtgtgtgtgtgtgttgtgtgttgtgtgtgttatgtgtgttgtgtgtgtgtgtgtgtgtcgtgtgtgtgtgttgtgtgtgtgttgtgtgtgtgttgtgtgtgtgttgtgtgtgtgtgtgtgtgtgttgtgtgtgtgtgtgtgtgttgtgtgttgtgtgtgttatgtgtgttgtgtgtgtgttgtgtgtgtgtgtgtgtgtgtgttgtgtgtgtgtgtgtgtgtgtgtgtgttgtgtgtgtgttgtgtgtgtgtgtgtgtgtgttgtgtgtgtgtgtgtgtgtgtgtgttgtgtgtgtgtgtgtgttgtgtgttgtgtgtgttatgtgtgttgtgtgtgtgtgggtgtgtgttgtgtgtgtgtgtgtgtgtgtgtgttgtgtgtgtgtgttgtgtgtgtgtgtgtgtgtgtgttgtgtgtgtgtgtgtgtgtgtgtgtgtgtgtgttgtgtgtgtgtgtgtgtgtgtgtgtgtgttgtgtgtgtgtgtgtgcgtgtcgtgtgtgtgtgtgtgttgtgtgtgtgtgtgtgtgtgtgttgtgtgtgtgtgtgtgtgttgtgtgtgtgttgtgtgtgtgtgtgtgtgtgtgtgttgtgtgtgtgtgtgttgtgtgtgtgttgtgtgtgtgttgtgtgtgtgtgtgtgttgtgtgtgttgtgtgtgtgttgtgtgtgtgtgtgtgtgtgttgtgtgtgtgtgtgtgtgttgtgtgtgtgtgtgtgttgtgtgttgtgtgtgttatgtgtgttgtgtgtgtgtgggtgtgtgttgtgtgtgtgtgtgtgtgtgtgtgttgtgtgtgtgtgttgtgtgtgtgtgtgtgtgtgtgttgtgtgtgtgtgtgtgtgtgtgtgtgtgtgtgttgtgtgtgtgtgtgtgtgtgtgtgtgtgttgtgtgtgtgtgtgtgcgtgtcgtgtgtgtgtgtgtgttgtgtgtgtgtgtgtgtgtgtgttgtgtgtgtgtgtgtgtgttgtgtgtgtgttgtgtgtgtgtgtgtgtgtgtgtgttgtgtgtgttgtgtgtgtgttgtgtgtgtgtgtgtgtgtgtgtgtgtcgtgtgtgtgtgtgtgttgtgtgtgtgttgtgtgtgtgtgtgtgtgtgttgtgtgtgtgtgtgtgtgttgtgtgtgtgtgtgtgtgtgtgtgtgtgttgtgtgtgtgtgtgtgtgtcgtgtgtgtgtgtgtgttgtgtgtgtgtgtgtgtgtgtgtgtgtgtgtgtgttgtgtgtgtgtgtgtgtgtgtgtgtgtgttgtgtgtgtgtgtgtgcgtgtcgtgtgtgtgtgtgtgttgtgtgtgtgtgtgtgtgtgtgttgtgtgtgtgtgtgtgtgttgtgtgtgtgttgtgtgtgtgtgtgtgtgtgtgtgttgtgtgtgttgtgtgtgtgttgtgtgtgtgtgtgtgtgtgtgtgtgtcgtgtgtgtgtgtgtgttgtgtgtgtgttgtgtgtgtgtgtgtgtgtgttgtgtgtgtgtgtgtgtgttgtgtgtgtgtgtgtgtgtgtgtgtgtgttgtgtgtgtgtgtgtgtgtcgtgtgtgtgtgtgtgttgtgtgtgtgttgtgtgtgtgtgtgtgtgtgtgtgtgttgtgtgtgtgtgtgtgtgttgtgtgtgtgttgtgtgtgtgttgtgtgtgttgtgtgtgtgtgtgtgtgtgtgttgtgtgtgtgtgttgtgcatgtCCTCTCGCCTCAGATTCCCCTAAGGTGCGGGTAACCCCGGCAGGGCCCCTGCGAGTCCGGCTTGGTGAACCTGTAGCTCTGGAATGCCACGCCACAGGAAGGCCACGCCCCTCCGTTACCTGGCAACGCCACGGAACACAGCTGGTAACCAGAAAGACCGAGGACACCAGTACACTGAAGGTCAGACGATCTGCCCGTACACCTACATATAGacatgctgtacacacacacacacacacacacacacacacacacacacacacacacacacacacacacacacacacacacacacacacacacacatacacacacaaacacacacacacacacacacgtacttgTGAGGACTTTTTGGGTACCAACAATTGACTACCATTCAAAATGAGTattttcctaaccctaaacctaactcctgaGCCTAACTCCTGAGCCTAACTCCTGAGCCTAACTCCTGAGCCTAACTCCTGAACCTAActcctgaacctaaccctaaacctaactcctgaGCCTAAAATAACCTTTTTTCAAGTGATGACTGGCTAAAAGTCCTCACTTCCCCGAATTCCTGTGAAGACTTCTGGTACTCACAAGTTTAGTAACATTTGTACACGCacaaagacatacacacacaaacacagacagacacaactgTCTCCCTCCATGTCCCCTGTCTCCAGGTGGCAGCAGTGAGCTCTGAGGACGCTGGAGTGTACGTGTGTCAGGCCCAGAACACTGAGGGGGTCGCCGAGGTCAAGGTGGAGGTCATCGTTGAGGGCGGCCAGGGCGCTGCCAACGCACCCAAGGCGACGGTATCCATGGCAGAGGTGACAGCTGTGGAGGGTCACATGGTCACCATGCAGTGTCAGGCCACAGGTAATAATCAGTCAGACAGTCAAtcattcagtcagtcaatcagtcagtcaatcattcagtcaatcagtcagtcaatcagtcagtcaatcagtcagtcagtcagtcaatcagtcagtcagtcagtgagtaatTCAATAAATTAGTCAGTCAATCATTCAGTCAATCattcagtcaatcagtcagtcagtcagtgagtcattcagtcaatcagtcagtcaatcagtcaattagtcaatcagtcagtcagtcagtgactcAATCAGTCAATCATTCAATCAATAAGTCAggcaatcagtcaatcaatcattcagtcaatcagtcagtgagTCATTCAATCAATAAGTCAggcaatcagtcaatcaatcaatcatttaatcagtcagtgagtcaaccaatcagtcaattagtcaatcagtcaatcagtcaatcaatcaattaatcagaCAGTGAGTCAACCAATCAGTCAAttagtcaatcagtcaatcagtcaatcaatcggcagggtagcctagtgttggagtgttggactagtaaccggaaggttgcaagttcaaacccccgagctgacaaggtacaaatctgtcgttctgcccctgaacaggcagttaacccactgttcctagaccagttaacccactattcctagaccagttaacccactgttcctagaccagttaacccactattcctagaccagttaacccactattcctagaccagttaacccactattcctaggccgtcattgaaaataagaattagttcttaactgacttgccgagttaaataaaggtaaataaataataatacaaataaaataaatcaatcaGACAGTGAGTCAACCAATCAGTCAAttagtcaatcagtcaatcaataatTTAATCACTCAGTCAATAAATCAGTCAGTAAATCGATCAATCAATCATATAATCAGTCAATTTGTCAACCAGTCagtctatcaatcaatcaatcagtcagtaaATCAATCAATGATAATAAGTGATTTTATATCAGACAGGCTGTTTCCCTGTTCTCTATGtaatcactactgttgaccagagggACTACTTTATAACCACAtccctgtacccccccccccccaggttctCTATGTaatcactactattgaccagagccctttgggaCTACTTTATAACCACATccctgtatcccccccccccaggttcTCTATGtaatcactactgttgaccagagggACTACTTTATAACCACATCCCTGTATCCCCCCCCCAGGTTCTCTATGtaatcactactgttgaccagagggACTACTTTATAACCACATCCCTGTATCCCCCCCCCAGGTTCTCTATGtaatcactactgttgaccagagggACTACTTTATAACCACATCCCTGTATCCCCCCCCAGGTTCTCTATGtaatcactactgttgaccagagagaCTACTTTATAACCACATCCCTGTATCCCCCCCCCAGGTTCTCTATGTaatcactactattgaccagagccctttgggaCTACTTTATAACCACAGccctgtatccccccccccccccccaggttctCTATGtaatcactactgttgaccagagggACTACTTTATAACCACATCCCTGTATCCCCCCCCCCAGGTTCTCTATGTaatcactactattgaccagagccctttgggaCTACTTTATAACCACAGCCCTGTATCCCCCCCCCAGGTTCTCTATGtaatcactactgttgaccagagggACTACTTTATAACCACATCCCTGTATCCCCCCCCCCAGGTTCTCTATGTaatcactactattgaccagagccctttgggaCTACTTTATAACCACATCCCTGTATCCCCCCCCCAGGTTCTCTATGTaatcactactattgaccagatccctatgggacTA includes:
- the LOC110513592 gene encoding basement membrane-specific heparan sulfate proteoglycan core protein-like, whose product is MDSSTTALLLCSLLWTVCAQAPVVSVEPRSAGVRQGESVSFRCRVVSGSQPVHLEWKRTNNHPLADNVKIGPDGSVLTIANTRNGNQGQYRCVATNSAGRSTMMASLTIKHSPKVRVTPAGPLRVRLGEPVALECHATGRPRPSVTWQRHGTQLVTRKTEDTSTLKVAAVSSEDAGVYVCQAQNTEGVAEVKVEVIVEGGQGAANAPKATVSMAEVTAVEGHMVTMQCQATGSPLPVVSWSKLRAPLPWKHTVEGGVLTLTSVGRQDSGQYICNATNTHGYSQAYTQLEVDSPPYTTSLPDQVRLRPGDTLRLQCLAHGSHPITFHWTRVGRAGMPAGAETSKDGQLLIGQVKLNDSGTYKCVATNHVGSSEALAKVTVKS